The following proteins come from a genomic window of Lolium rigidum isolate FL_2022 chromosome 5, APGP_CSIRO_Lrig_0.1, whole genome shotgun sequence:
- the LOC124657303 gene encoding NAC domain-containing protein 41-like — translation MEMRAGEAPRQLLPPGFRFHPTDVEVVLQYLRRKALSRPLPAAVIPVVDAAALPDPWDLPGASEGEAAYFFSLRQAPTGAGGGRRRRAASGYWKATGKEKPVLVQLKGPSGSGSGKQVLVGVKTALAFHRGKARSSRTEWVMHEYRLAGVAADQKQSGNGSQGCEWVVCRVSLKSRARRPASAGDAETTAAVHLQDDARDHHQQSSPSSSCVTDTCHASDHQDEVSSRTSQ, via the exons ATGGAGATGCGAGCAGGGGAGGCGCCGAGGCAGCTGCTGCCGCCGGGGTTCCGGTtccaccccaccgacgtggaggtggtgctgcaGTACCTCCGCCGCAAGGCCCTCTCGCGGCCGCTCCCCGCCGCCGTCATCCCCGTCGTCGACGCTGCGGCCTTGCCCGACCCATGGGACCTCCCTG GCGCGAGCGAAGGGGAGGCGGCGTACTTCTTCAGCCTGCGGCAGGCGCCGACGGGcgccggcggcggacggcggaggaGAGCGGCCAGTGGGTACTGGAAGGCCACGGGGAAGGAGAAGCCGGTGCTCGTGCAGCTGAAAGGCCCGTCCGGGTCCGGCAGTGGCAAGCAGGTGCTCGTCGGCGTTAAGACGGCGCTCGCCTTCCACCGTGGAAAGGCGCGGTCCTCACGGACAGAGTGGGTCATGCACgagtaccgcctcgccggcgtGGCCGCGGACCAGAAGCAGAGTGGCAATGGCTCCCAGGGTTGCGAATGGGTCGTGTGCCGGGTCTCTCTCAAGAGCAGAGCAAGGAGGCCAGCATCAGCCGGGGATGCTGAGACGACCGCTGCCGTGCACCTGCAAGATGATGCTCGCGATCACCACCAgcagtcgtcgccgtcgtcgagctgCGTCACGGACACCTGTCATGCTTCAGATCACCAAGACGAAGTCAGCAGCCGCACTAGCCAGTAG